Genomic segment of Sphingomonas sp. KRR8:
AAGCCCGTGGTGGTGGTGCCGACACCGCCGCCGATGCCGGCTGCTCCCGTCGCTGGCCAAGGCACCGCGCCCGCCGCCGGCGCAGCCCCGGTCCCCGGCCCGGGCACCGGCCGCGGCGGGGTCGGTAACGGGCTCGGCTCGGGCTTGAGCGGCAATGGTACTGGCGGTGGAGGTGGCGGCGGCGAGGAAGACGGACCCGAATATCTGAGCGGCTCCATTGAGTGGCGCGACGTCCCCCGCGAACTCCTTGCTCAGCGCCCGCACGGAACGGTCGGTTTCCGGATGCGTGTCGACCGCTTCGGCCGCCTCAGCGACTGCCGCGTGACCCAGTCTTCGGGCAATCGCGGGCTGGACCTCGCCACCTGCGCCGCTGCCGTGCGCCGGCTGCGTTTCGCCCCCGCGCACGACCGCGCGGGACGGGCGATCGACAGCTGGACCGACGGCGAGAACGAATGGATTCCGCGCACTATCCCGCGCGGGCTCATGCCCGAACCGGACGACGGTCCCGGCAACTGACAACGTCTCGATTTCGCCTCACTTTTCCGCTACAGGCGCCCGCTCCCATGGCAACTCGTCTTCCCTCTCCGCCCCGCGTGGGCATGGTTTCGCTCGGCTGTCCCAAGAATCTGGTCGACAGTGAGCGGATCCTCTCGCAGCTGCGATCCGACGGCTACCAGATGTCGCCCGACTATGCCGGCGCCGACGTCGTGCTGGTCAACACCTGCGGCTTCCTCGACAGCGCCAAGGAGGAAAGCCTGGAGGCGATCGGCGAGGCCATCGCCGAGAACGGCCGC
This window contains:
- a CDS encoding TonB family protein; the protein is MRRSLHDRRDSARSLAIVAVVHLALGWALLTGLGVTPVPAPLQAPLALIDLHDTPPPPLPVVQMMPEKAPKRTRKPKDPEGAAAPPNIRNTPTPVVAPKPVVVVPTPPPMPAAPVAGQGTAPAAGAAPVPGPGTGRGGVGNGLGSGLSGNGTGGGGGGGEEDGPEYLSGSIEWRDVPRELLAQRPHGTVGFRMRVDRFGRLSDCRVTQSSGNRGLDLATCAAAVRRLRFAPAHDRAGRAIDSWTDGENEWIPRTIPRGLMPEPDDGPGN